In Anguilla rostrata isolate EN2019 chromosome 1, ASM1855537v3, whole genome shotgun sequence, a genomic segment contains:
- the skap2 gene encoding src kinase-associated phosphoprotein 2 yields the protein MQPIPEDLTALISDLESFLSDGLKGESLSKKAKEKRDLFLKRIKEAKLSYPHDFKEKRDTEESDEVDEGDSNNDGGSLHSERTDKDEDAPYDGVQQSPPIPAQDLASVFKAGYLEKRRKDHSFFGPEWQKRWCALSNRTFYYYGSEKDKQQKGEFSIDGYTVKLSSTLRKDAKKDCCFEISAPDKRVYQFAAASQKDAEEWVEQIRFVLRDMESGIILEDMDEDDQETYDDVGVPEERNSSPTAAPGPAHADAIDDDIYEELPDEELPNPPKTTVETLSKPPSPAVTVNKSTDYKNYYQGKWDCSGDQPDELTFKRGDAIYILSKEYQNFGWWVGEMNGSVGIVPKDYLMEMYAM from the exons ATGCAGCCGATTCCTGAAGATTTAACTGCTCTCATATCAG ATTTGGAGTCTTTTTTGTCCGATGGTCTGAAAGGAGAGAGTTTGAGCAAGAAGgcgaaagaaaagagagatttATTTCTGAAACGGATTAAAGAGGCCAAATTAAG TTACCCTCATGACTTCAAGGAAAAAC gagacacagaggagtCAGACGAGGTGGATGAAGGGGACAGCAACAATGATGGGGGGTCACTGCATTCAGAGCGCACAGACAAGGATGAGGATGCCCCTTATGATG GTGTTCAACAATCTCCGCCCATACCTGCCCAAGACCTTGCATCTGTCTTCAAGGCCGGATACTTGGAGAAGCGTAGGAAAG ATCACAGCTTCTTTGGACCGGAATGGCAGAAGAGGTGGTGTGCCCTTAGCAACCGAACATTCTATTACTATGGGAGTGAGAAAG ATAAACAGCAAAAGGGGGAGTTCAGCATTGACGGTTATACTGTGAAATTGAGCAGCACATTGCGTAAAGATGCTAAGAAGGATTGCTGCTTTGAGATCTCCGCTCCAGACAAGCGTGTATACCAG TTCGCGGCTGCCTCGCAGAAAGACGCAGAGGAGTGGGTGGAGCAGATCCGCTTTGTTCTGAGAG ACATGGAGTCGGGGATTATCCTTGAGGATATGGATGAGGATGACCAGGAGACGTACGACGACGTCGGTGTTCCTGAGGAGCGCAACTCGTCCCCCACCGCTGCCCCTGGCCCTGCACACGCGGACGCCATCGATGATGACATCTACGAGGAGCTCCCAG aCGAAGAGCTGCCTAATCCTCCAAAGACAACAGTGGAGACGCTGAGCAAACCCCCCTCTCCCGCTGTGACAG TAAACAAGAGCACGGACTACAAGAACTACTACCAGGGAAAGTGGGACTGCAGCGGAGATCAGCCTGACGAGCTGACGTTCAAACGTGGGGACGCCATCTACATTCTGAGCAAG